Proteins from one Xenorhabdus griffiniae genomic window:
- a CDS encoding Gfo/Idh/MocA family protein, translating into MSETFRIKVGVVGCGSISQIMHLPNLKELNELFEIKAICDFSIRLLNKIGQKYNIDDKYRYTDYAEFLDSDIDAVFVLTEGSHAPLVSQALKTGKHVFCEKPLCFTVKEAEEIETILKEIDKIVMVGYMKRYDPGFKRALDLIKQMENPRYTQVTVLHPSEQQYFDMHEVLRFNDIPEDIKEAKIQEQNNILTNAVGDIEENIKYIYHDAMLSSMIHNINLIRTMFGEPIGVLSTQIWPIHSYYPTINTVLNYGENHHIILTWSYLSEVRNYIEELSVYSDSERIKAKFSSPFLKNIPTIVSQEYMQDGKLITSEVEVSYDNAFKEELRVFYQCVINNNNVITDVLDAKEDIKLLQSILAANHPKGLGGEVLQRLIASKNHE; encoded by the coding sequence ATGTCAGAAACATTTCGTATAAAAGTAGGAGTAGTTGGATGTGGTTCAATTTCTCAAATCATGCATTTACCAAATCTAAAAGAACTCAATGAACTTTTTGAAATTAAAGCAATATGCGATTTTTCTATTCGCCTTTTAAACAAGATAGGGCAGAAATATAACATTGATGATAAATATAGATATACTGATTATGCTGAGTTTCTTGATTCAGATATCGATGCTGTATTTGTCCTAACGGAAGGTTCTCATGCTCCGCTTGTTTCACAAGCTTTAAAGACAGGAAAGCATGTTTTTTGCGAAAAACCGCTTTGTTTTACGGTGAAGGAAGCTGAAGAAATTGAAACAATCTTAAAGGAAATTGATAAAATCGTGATGGTTGGTTATATGAAACGTTACGATCCTGGATTTAAACGCGCTCTTGATCTCATTAAACAGATGGAAAACCCTCGTTATACCCAAGTAACAGTTCTCCATCCGAGTGAACAGCAATATTTCGATATGCATGAAGTTCTTCGATTCAATGATATACCCGAAGATATAAAAGAAGCGAAAATTCAAGAACAAAATAATATTTTAACTAACGCAGTAGGGGATATTGAGGAAAATATTAAATATATTTATCACGATGCTATGCTCAGTAGTATGATTCACAATATTAATCTAATTCGTACCATGTTTGGTGAACCAATTGGAGTTCTATCAACGCAAATATGGCCTATACACTCTTATTATCCTACTATAAACACAGTCTTAAATTATGGTGAAAACCACCACATAATACTAACTTGGTCTTATTTGTCTGAAGTTAGAAACTATATTGAAGAACTCTCAGTGTATTCGGATTCTGAACGTATAAAAGCAAAATTTAGCTCTCCATTTTTGAAAAATATACCAACGATAGTTTCTCAGGAATATATGCAAGATGGGAAATTAATCACTAGTGAAGTAGAGGTTTCTTATGATAATGCATTCAAAGAAGAACTACGAGTTTTCTATCAGTGTGTTATCAATAATAATAATGTAATTACTGATGTTCTTGATGCTAAAGAAGACATAAAATTACTCCAATCAATATTAGCAGCGAATCATCCCAAAGGCCTTGGTGGAGAAGTCTTGCAACGATTAATTGCTTCTAAAAATCATGAGTAA
- a CDS encoding IS110 family transposase: MKHTPFGVDIAKHLMQIHFVDEYTGELIDKQLRRNDFLTFFSNREPCLIGMEACGGAHYWARELRKLGHEVRLLQAKFVKAFRMGNKNDVQDARAIWLAVQQPGKSVAVKNEEQQAILSLHRMRYQLVKFRTSQINALHGLLLEFGETVHKGRASLDKAMPEVLERLREKLAPFLLGLLEEQYRRLDEIDEQIDLVEKQLTAWAKQNADCQRIMKIPGVGVLIATAAIATMGEPSGFRSGREFSAYLGLVPKQTGTGGRVKLLGISKRGDTYLRTLFIHGARAATLLTKTPSPWVTELKERRPTCVAIVGMANKLARTVWALVAHQRDYQKDYVSVRPY, from the coding sequence ATGAAACATACACCTTTTGGCGTCGATATTGCAAAACATTTGATGCAGATTCATTTTGTTGATGAATACACCGGTGAACTCATTGATAAGCAACTGAGGCGAAATGACTTTTTAACGTTCTTCAGTAACCGTGAGCCTTGCCTGATTGGCATGGAAGCCTGTGGCGGTGCGCATTATTGGGCACGGGAGCTAAGAAAGCTGGGGCATGAAGTCCGTTTGCTTCAGGCTAAATTTGTCAAAGCGTTTCGGATGGGAAACAAAAACGATGTTCAGGATGCCCGGGCTATTTGGCTGGCCGTTCAGCAACCCGGTAAATCGGTCGCTGTCAAAAACGAAGAACAACAGGCCATTTTGTCGTTACACCGGATGCGCTACCAGCTAGTGAAATTCAGAACCTCGCAAATCAATGCGTTGCATGGCTTACTGCTGGAATTTGGTGAAACCGTGCATAAGGGAAGAGCCTCACTGGATAAAGCGATGCCGGAGGTGCTTGAGCGGCTAAGGGAAAAACTCGCCCCATTCCTGCTTGGACTCCTTGAAGAACAATACCGTCGTTTGGACGAAATCGATGAACAAATTGACCTGGTGGAAAAACAACTGACGGCGTGGGCAAAGCAGAATGCTGATTGTCAGCGAATTATGAAAATTCCCGGAGTCGGTGTCTTAATTGCCACAGCCGCCATCGCGACGATGGGCGAGCCCAGCGGGTTTCGGTCGGGCAGGGAATTTTCGGCCTATTTGGGCCTGGTGCCGAAACAAACGGGAACGGGAGGCAGGGTCAAATTACTGGGCATCAGCAAACGGGGAGATACCTACTTGAGAACCCTGTTTATTCACGGTGCTAGAGCGGCCACCTTACTCACGAAAACCCCGTCGCCGTGGGTGACAGAACTGAAAGAACGACGCCCAACCTGTGTAGCGATAGTAGGCATGGCTAATAAGCTGGCTCGTACCGTTTGGGCACTGGTTGCCCATCAACGGGACTACCAAAAAGATTACGTCAGTGTGAGGCCTTACTAA
- a CDS encoding aspartate aminotransferase family protein, whose product MAAIRPDIELQPTVDVSVVFVLQTGCVHIGNMINRKNKLPSPITEKVISKFSEYSLPGGPIITEYANIVVDYAKNAHIWDSDGNRYIDFFTGVGVCNIGHSHPKFQERMMGQLSRCTVGSFYTDVRAQLYESIADFLPSNLQHIHMFSTGSEAVEAAIRFARAASGREEVISFWGGFHGKTQGAISLHAGPRKKDVGPLPTGTHHIPYAYCFRCPLKLKFPDCQYACVELAKNTIKESTTENIAAIIIEPVQGTNGNIVPPPGYLKKIRKLADDFGALLIFDEVITGFGRTGQFFAYEHENVTPDILVLGKAMGSGIPVSAIISDSNLVKDTSFSSPSAASSTFSGNPLASAAALATVEIIRDEHLVERSCELGKLAESIIESWPNDISVVGNVGILGLMIGLELVCPGTNHPLPTELTRHFFHSLLRRGIIAMAYGSRIRLYPPLSINDFDLREGLLVIQSELQMLSKIIKNYPFEE is encoded by the coding sequence TTGGCTGCAATAAGGCCGGATATAGAGCTGCAACCTACCGTCGATGTCAGCGTGGTTTTTGTCTTGCAAACGGGATGCGTTCATATAGGAAATATGATAAATAGAAAGAATAAGCTTCCATCTCCTATCACTGAGAAAGTAATTTCGAAATTTTCAGAATACTCATTACCTGGTGGGCCTATAATTACCGAGTATGCGAACATTGTAGTAGATTACGCAAAAAATGCACATATTTGGGATTCCGATGGAAATCGGTATATCGATTTTTTCACCGGGGTTGGTGTTTGTAATATTGGGCATTCTCATCCGAAATTTCAAGAACGTATGATGGGACAACTTTCTAGATGTACTGTTGGTAGTTTCTATACAGACGTTCGTGCCCAACTTTATGAAAGTATAGCAGATTTTTTACCATCAAACCTGCAACATATACATATGTTTTCAACAGGAAGTGAAGCAGTCGAAGCTGCTATTCGATTTGCACGGGCAGCAAGTGGGCGAGAAGAAGTAATTAGTTTCTGGGGCGGTTTTCATGGTAAAACTCAAGGCGCTATCAGTCTCCATGCCGGGCCAAGAAAAAAAGATGTTGGCCCCTTGCCAACAGGCACTCATCATATTCCCTATGCCTATTGTTTTCGATGTCCTTTAAAACTCAAATTCCCTGACTGTCAATATGCCTGTGTTGAACTTGCAAAAAATACAATAAAAGAGAGTACAACAGAAAATATCGCAGCCATAATTATAGAGCCTGTTCAGGGTACTAATGGAAATATCGTTCCTCCTCCAGGATATCTAAAAAAAATACGTAAACTAGCCGACGATTTTGGAGCATTATTGATTTTTGATGAGGTAATCACAGGATTTGGAAGAACTGGACAGTTTTTCGCTTATGAACACGAAAATGTAACGCCCGATATTTTGGTTCTTGGTAAGGCCATGGGTTCTGGTATACCTGTAAGTGCCATAATTAGCGATTCTAATTTGGTTAAAGATACATCATTTTCTTCTCCGAGTGCAGCTTCTTCAACATTTAGTGGCAACCCTTTAGCTAGTGCAGCAGCCTTAGCTACAGTTGAAATCATTCGAGATGAACATCTAGTTGAACGAAGTTGTGAATTAGGCAAACTAGCAGAAAGCATCATTGAATCATGGCCTAATGATATATCTGTAGTTGGAAATGTTGGAATACTAGGACTCATGATTGGCTTAGAACTAGTCTGTCCAGGCACAAACCATCCATTACCTACTGAGTTAACTCGCCATTTTTTTCATTCTTTGCTTCGGCGTGGCATTATCGCTATGGCATATGGAAGTCGGATTAGATTATATCCACCATTATCTATTAATGATTTTGACCTTCGAGAAGGATTGCTGGTTATACAAAGTGAACTACAAATGCTTTCTAAGATTATCAAAAATTATCCTTTTGAGGAGTGA
- a CDS encoding TIM barrel protein: MRIGCVISNNQQLAWAQEYDFDYLEIKGDFLLQLFRDGDFDNLLKVENISFEAMTSPLPRELGAKIVGDNSDHTYALKIFTQLIDLSVILGIKKVTLGSGQARSVPEHFKRICAYKQFIDFINKAKDECTSRKQILSIEPLHSGETNFINSCIEAQRVINDIPDISITADCYHIFTEQLSLSDELYKSKIMHAHTSFIPRGSGVFREEYQLSFLKKLHVIGCNEISIEENFNSKKNMHEMLLKLRKLSEHITGDIK, translated from the coding sequence ATGCGTATTGGATGTGTTATTTCTAATAATCAACAACTAGCATGGGCTCAAGAATACGATTTTGATTACCTCGAAATAAAAGGTGATTTTCTTCTTCAACTTTTTAGAGACGGAGATTTTGATAATTTACTAAAAGTTGAAAATATATCTTTCGAAGCCATGACATCTCCATTACCACGAGAACTTGGTGCTAAAATTGTTGGCGATAATTCGGATCATACATATGCGCTTAAAATTTTCACACAACTGATTGATCTATCCGTAATACTTGGAATAAAAAAAGTTACACTAGGTAGTGGTCAAGCACGTTCTGTACCTGAACATTTTAAACGTATCTGTGCATACAAACAATTTATAGATTTTATAAATAAAGCCAAGGATGAGTGTACAAGTAGAAAACAAATACTTAGTATTGAGCCACTGCATAGTGGTGAAACAAATTTCATAAATTCATGTATTGAGGCACAGAGAGTAATAAATGATATTCCTGATATTTCAATAACGGCTGACTGCTACCATATTTTCACTGAACAACTGAGTCTCAGTGATGAGCTATATAAAAGCAAAATAATGCATGCTCATACTTCATTTATTCCTCGTGGTTCAGGTGTATTCAGAGAAGAGTATCAGCTGTCATTTCTAAAAAAACTACACGTGATTGGCTGCAATGAAATATCTATAGAGGAAAATTTTAATAGCAAGAAGAATATGCATGAAATGTTATTAAAATTGCGAAAATTAAGTGAACATATTACAGGAGATATAAAGTGA
- a CDS encoding IS982 family transposase: protein MSQQDFIIWVFCWVDDNLTQLQQGMRFRSRGYPPKLSDAEAITMEVVGEFLGFSIDKGIWTYFNDHWREWFPGLGSRANFAKQISNLWVVKQQLQEKLARLLGALDRPVHIIDGFPLPVCGFKRAKGSANFKGQADYRYCAAKNETYYGFKGHLMIDEIGVVTGFTLTPANVSEREATWDVIGSIKGYLLGDKGYLGIEFKQEMKAEGIEMITPVRANMGDPIPRKTRRVINAKRRLIETVIGQLAGQFAIEKCWARDLWHLSNRIARKLLSHTLGIFANFKQGKNQRDWLQQANVIGC from the coding sequence ATGTCACAGCAAGATTTTATCATTTGGGTGTTTTGTTGGGTAGATGACAATTTAACGCAGTTACAGCAAGGTATGCGATTCAGAAGCCGGGGATATCCGCCTAAACTGAGCGATGCCGAAGCCATCACGATGGAAGTGGTGGGTGAATTTTTAGGTTTTTCAATAGATAAAGGCATTTGGACGTACTTTAATGACCACTGGCGCGAGTGGTTCCCGGGGCTGGGTTCACGCGCCAATTTCGCGAAACAGATTTCGAATCTTTGGGTTGTTAAACAACAACTGCAAGAAAAGCTGGCGAGGTTATTGGGCGCGCTCGACAGACCGGTCCATATTATCGACGGATTTCCGCTGCCCGTCTGTGGATTCAAAAGAGCAAAAGGCAGTGCCAACTTCAAAGGACAAGCCGATTATAGGTACTGCGCCGCCAAAAACGAAACTTACTACGGCTTCAAAGGGCATCTCATGATAGACGAAATCGGCGTGGTAACCGGGTTTACACTGACGCCCGCCAATGTCAGTGAGCGTGAAGCAACCTGGGATGTGATCGGCTCGATAAAAGGCTATTTGCTGGGTGATAAAGGCTATTTAGGCATTGAATTTAAACAGGAAATGAAGGCAGAAGGTATTGAAATGATTACCCCGGTGCGTGCCAATATGGGTGATCCCATTCCCAGAAAAACGAGAAGGGTCATTAACGCCAAACGCCGTTTAATTGAAACCGTGATTGGTCAACTCGCCGGACAATTTGCTATCGAGAAGTGCTGGGCACGGGATTTATGGCATTTGAGTAATCGAATTGCCAGAAAACTTCTTTCTCACACGTTGGGTATTTTTGCCAATTTTAAACAAGGAAAAAATCAACGCGACTGGCTCCAACAAGCCAACGTGATAGGATGTTAA
- a CDS encoding inositol-3-phosphate synthase has translation MVSSKNPIRVAIVGVGNCASSLIQGVEYYKNAPDDQNIPGLMHVRFGKYHVSDIEFVMAFDVDAAKVGLDLSEAINASENNTIKISDVPVIGVKVLRGPTLDGLGYYYRQLIQESNELPVDVVSSLISANVDVLVCYLPVGSEKAARFYAQAAIDAGVAFVNALPVFIASEPELAKKFEESGIPIIGDDIKSQIGATITHRELVKLFEKRGVTLDRTYQLNVGGNMDFKNMLERERLESKKISKTQAVTSNTSAMLSKRDIHIGPSDYVQWLDDRKWAFIRLEGRNFGDVPVSIEYKLEVWDSPNSAGVIIDAVRAAKIGLDRGIGGPLISASSYFMKSPPEQFSDEVAHEKVEAFIRGDIER, from the coding sequence ATGGTCAGTTCAAAAAATCCTATTCGGGTAGCAATTGTTGGTGTTGGTAACTGTGCATCTTCGTTAATTCAAGGTGTTGAGTATTATAAAAATGCACCGGATGATCAGAATATTCCTGGTCTAATGCATGTCCGTTTTGGAAAGTATCACGTTTCTGATATTGAGTTTGTCATGGCTTTTGATGTTGATGCAGCCAAAGTTGGTCTCGATTTATCCGAGGCAATTAATGCATCAGAGAACAACACTATTAAAATTTCTGATGTTCCTGTAATTGGTGTAAAGGTACTTCGTGGTCCAACGTTGGACGGATTAGGATACTATTATCGGCAACTTATTCAAGAGTCTAACGAACTTCCAGTTGATGTGGTTTCTTCATTAATAAGCGCTAATGTTGATGTTTTGGTTTGTTACCTTCCAGTAGGCTCTGAAAAGGCGGCTCGTTTCTATGCACAAGCTGCAATTGATGCTGGTGTTGCTTTTGTGAATGCATTACCCGTGTTTATCGCGAGTGAACCCGAATTGGCTAAGAAGTTTGAGGAGTCAGGCATTCCAATTATAGGTGATGATATTAAATCCCAAATTGGTGCAACGATAACTCACCGTGAGTTGGTGAAGCTTTTTGAGAAAAGAGGAGTCACTCTTGACCGCACATATCAATTGAACGTAGGTGGCAATATGGACTTCAAAAATATGTTAGAACGGGAGCGTCTAGAATCTAAGAAAATTTCTAAGACCCAAGCGGTTACTTCAAATACCTCGGCTATGTTATCGAAGAGAGATATACACATAGGACCTTCTGATTATGTCCAGTGGTTAGATGATCGGAAGTGGGCATTTATTCGTTTGGAAGGACGCAATTTTGGTGATGTTCCTGTTTCAATAGAGTATAAGCTTGAAGTTTGGGATTCTCCTAATTCAGCTGGAGTGATCATTGACGCAGTGCGGGCAGCAAAAATTGGTTTAGACCGTGGGATAGGTGGGCCGTTAATTTCCGCTTCCAGTTACTTCATGAAATCTCCACCAGAACAATTTTCCGACGAGGTGGCTCATGAAAAAGTCGAAGCCTTTATAAGGGGCGATATAGAGAGATAA
- a CDS encoding NAD-dependent epimerase/dehydratase family protein, translating into MKSVTVVGSDGFIGSAVVKILRKNGYNPVTVTRNSKIENYDTDIIFYLAGSTTPHNAKGDTEHVDFDLHSLIQFLNRLKNINTHPLFVFASSAGTVYDSSGIQPYRESSLLSPVNLYGCSKLAQESVVRQSDWVESLILRLSNIYGPNQKPKPGFGVIAHWAQKICSNESIEMMGNSGRDYLSIFDLAEITLKIMNGYQSCYAGLTVNIGSGDTVTLSDLYEIFLKVADQPIKVIKKSARAFDARSVSIDIALAKELFNWQPKISLEVGIKGVLEAAFASKK; encoded by the coding sequence ATGAAAAGTGTCACAGTGGTTGGATCTGATGGATTTATCGGGAGTGCAGTGGTCAAAATACTTCGAAAAAACGGCTATAACCCAGTCACTGTCACTCGAAATAGTAAAATTGAAAATTATGATACAGATATCATATTCTATTTAGCAGGATCAACCACACCGCACAACGCAAAGGGTGATACTGAACACGTAGATTTTGATTTGCATAGTCTTATCCAATTTTTAAATAGATTAAAAAATATTAATACACACCCTTTATTCGTATTTGCTTCTTCTGCGGGAACAGTATATGACTCTTCAGGTATTCAGCCTTATAGAGAGTCTTCATTATTATCACCTGTAAATCTTTATGGATGTAGCAAGTTAGCTCAAGAGTCAGTAGTACGACAATCTGACTGGGTCGAATCTCTTATTTTAAGATTATCGAACATCTATGGACCCAACCAAAAACCCAAACCAGGCTTTGGAGTTATAGCCCATTGGGCACAAAAGATATGTAGTAACGAATCAATAGAAATGATGGGAAATTCAGGGCGAGATTATCTCAGCATCTTTGATTTAGCAGAAATCACATTAAAAATTATGAACGGCTATCAATCATGTTATGCAGGATTAACTGTCAATATTGGCTCTGGAGATACAGTAACTCTTAGCGATCTTTATGAAATTTTTTTGAAAGTCGCTGATCAACCAATTAAGGTAATCAAAAAATCTGCCAGAGCATTTGATGCAAGATCTGTTTCAATAGACATTGCTTTGGCAAAAGAATTGTTTAATTGGCAGCCTAAAATTTCACTCGAAGTAGGAATAAAAGGTGTTTTAGAAGCTGCTTTTGCATCTAAAAAATAA
- a CDS encoding MFS transporter, which yields MSIKTGQRITLNESQSWLALCLLCLPTAVLALDMSALYLALAHIAASLDTTSVEELWILDIYPLMIAGFLMPMGGMSDRWGNRRVLLIGSAAFAVLSSVASISPTSSILIIVRAALGIAGATLMPATLGLISELFQNPQQRRRAIAIWTAAFMAGFALGPIIGGALLEFFGWEAIFLLAVPVILPLLIAGPIIFPKGFKSENQKQYDWISSILFLATILPLVYGLKELVSTETKLSTTLILTWGFVAGGVFVIRQFKVSNPLLDLKMILSNAGLATALMILLLGPSIIGGLTLFVPQYLQLAYGLSPVVAGALIAPASLGLLIGALISPTLSRKMKSSGAVIGTGFLVMSVGLVTIAFGVQLGPMWVVAGIVVVYLGSGPFDALGTDIVISSAPEGKSASAGAAAETATELGMGLGIALFGTLGTAVYQRILTGGLASGDINSSIVEHAANSFSIAIAEASSLGGVKGAYLREQASDAFASGLAVVAGSTVILAIFLSIVSFIFLRKTA from the coding sequence ATGTCAATAAAAACAGGTCAGCGAATAACTTTGAACGAATCACAATCTTGGTTGGCACTTTGTCTGCTTTGTTTACCAACCGCTGTGCTTGCTCTAGATATGAGTGCATTATACTTGGCTTTAGCACACATAGCTGCCTCTCTTGACACTACGTCAGTAGAAGAACTGTGGATTTTAGACATTTACCCACTTATGATCGCTGGATTTCTGATGCCAATGGGAGGAATGAGTGATCGCTGGGGGAATCGTCGCGTCTTATTAATTGGAAGTGCTGCTTTCGCAGTGCTTTCATCTGTAGCTTCCATATCACCGACTTCCTCTATACTAATTATCGTAAGAGCAGCACTTGGTATTGCTGGAGCAACACTTATGCCAGCGACCCTTGGGCTGATAAGTGAGCTATTCCAAAATCCACAACAGCGTAGGCGAGCAATTGCTATATGGACTGCTGCTTTTATGGCTGGATTTGCTCTTGGACCAATAATAGGTGGAGCTTTATTGGAATTTTTTGGATGGGAAGCGATTTTTCTCTTAGCCGTTCCTGTAATACTCCCCTTGCTAATAGCTGGTCCTATAATTTTTCCTAAAGGATTTAAGAGTGAAAACCAAAAACAATACGATTGGATTAGTAGTATACTTTTTCTTGCCACTATACTTCCGCTTGTTTATGGGCTTAAAGAACTTGTCAGTACTGAAACAAAGCTAAGTACTACTTTGATTTTAACGTGGGGATTTGTTGCCGGAGGAGTATTTGTCATTCGTCAATTTAAAGTCAGCAATCCTCTTTTGGATCTTAAAATGATTCTATCCAATGCTGGGCTAGCGACTGCCTTGATGATACTTTTATTGGGGCCTTCTATAATAGGAGGTTTAACCCTTTTTGTACCTCAATACCTCCAGCTTGCTTACGGATTAAGCCCTGTTGTTGCAGGCGCGTTAATTGCACCTGCATCACTTGGACTGCTTATAGGTGCGCTTATATCTCCCACTCTTTCAAGGAAAATGAAAAGCAGTGGAGCAGTTATTGGGACAGGATTTCTCGTGATGTCAGTAGGTCTTGTTACTATAGCGTTTGGAGTTCAATTAGGTCCTATGTGGGTGGTAGCAGGTATTGTTGTGGTGTATTTAGGGTCTGGTCCTTTCGATGCACTAGGTACTGATATTGTAATTTCCTCAGCTCCCGAAGGTAAGAGTGCTTCAGCAGGCGCAGCTGCGGAGACAGCAACTGAACTTGGTATGGGACTAGGTATAGCCCTTTTCGGTACACTAGGGACAGCTGTTTACCAACGAATTTTGACTGGAGGTCTTGCTAGTGGAGATATTAATAGTTCTATTGTAGAACATGCTGCGAATTCATTTTCTATTGCTATAGCAGAAGCCTCCTCGTTGGGTGGAGTTAAAGGAGCATATCTCAGAGAACAAGCAAGTGATGCCTTTGCATCGGGCCTTGCCGTAGTCGCGGGCTCTACTGTAATACTTGCTATATTTTTATCCATAGTATCTTTTATTTTTCTTCGAAAGACGGCTTAA
- a CDS encoding Gfo/Idh/MocA family protein — MKGAIIGFGVIATGHLAGYRQCNGLSVTSIVDVSPERRRIAEENFGLTTYSTFEQLVQDEDLDFVDVCTPPDTHAIYSAQALDSGFHTLCEKPVFLPDLSGYKDQISKITSSDKLFYPCHVYKFSPVLAEVRKIVQAGKLGKIVRADFKTLRLGHALGVKDWNPNWRRKSSISKGGILRDHGSHSIYAAMHLTNSIPLSVSCISGRFGDGFPETEDTAFVRMQCTNDVEVSFTLSWSADHRSTCYSISGTRGSIIVNDDELTYASDGKVIKKTINSEFNDPTHKNWFRDMFLDFEDLVRNPIRCAPLIIESLVTSATIDAAYDSSCQSGKWIDLDVPKYPAV, encoded by the coding sequence ATGAAAGGTGCAATTATAGGCTTTGGAGTAATAGCAACTGGACATCTCGCAGGATATCGGCAGTGTAATGGACTTTCAGTAACCTCCATTGTCGATGTGTCACCAGAGAGACGGCGTATAGCGGAAGAAAATTTTGGCCTCACAACGTATTCTACATTTGAGCAACTTGTTCAGGATGAAGATCTTGATTTTGTCGATGTGTGTACTCCTCCTGACACTCACGCTATATATAGTGCTCAAGCACTAGATAGTGGATTCCACACGTTATGTGAAAAACCTGTCTTTTTGCCTGATCTATCGGGATATAAAGACCAAATATCCAAAATAACTTCAAGCGATAAACTGTTTTATCCTTGTCACGTATACAAATTTTCTCCCGTACTTGCAGAAGTGCGAAAAATCGTGCAGGCAGGGAAGTTAGGAAAAATTGTGCGTGCAGATTTTAAAACTTTACGCTTAGGTCACGCCTTAGGCGTAAAAGATTGGAATCCAAACTGGAGGAGAAAATCGAGCATATCAAAAGGAGGAATTCTTCGCGATCATGGATCGCATAGTATATACGCAGCAATGCACCTAACTAATTCAATCCCCCTATCAGTTTCATGTATCTCAGGACGGTTTGGTGATGGATTCCCAGAAACTGAAGACACAGCTTTCGTGCGTATGCAGTGCACGAATGATGTAGAAGTAAGTTTTACGTTATCATGGTCGGCTGACCATAGAAGCACCTGCTATAGCATATCAGGAACTCGAGGCTCAATAATAGTTAATGATGATGAACTAACCTATGCATCGGATGGAAAAGTTATTAAAAAGACAATCAATTCTGAATTCAATGATCCTACACATAAGAATTGGTTTCGAGATATGTTTCTTGATTTTGAGGATTTAGTTAGGAATCCAATACGTTGTGCTCCACTAATCATTGAGTCACTCGTGACATCGGCTACTATAGACGCAGCATATGATTCCAGTTGTCAATCAGGAAAATGGATTGATTTGGATGTTCCTAAATACCCTGCAGTTTGA